The Malus domestica chromosome 13, GDT2T_hap1 genome includes a window with the following:
- the LOC103451907 gene encoding pyruvate dehydrogenase E1 component subunit alpha, mitochondrial has translation MALSRLASSSSGSNLLRPFASALSLTPSLRRPISSAADDSTTLTFETSLPFTSHNCEPPSRTLETTPKELMTFFRDMALMRRMEIAADSLYKAKLIRGFCHLYDGQEAVAIGMEAAITKKDCIITAYRDHCTFLGRGGTLLQVFAELMGRQAGCSKGKGGSMHFYKKDAGFYGGHGIVGAQIPLGCGLAFGQKYSKDETVTFALYGDGAANQGQLFEALNISALWDLPAILVCENNHYGMGTAEWRAAKSPAYYKRGDYVPGLKVDGMDVFAVKQACKFAKEHALKNGPIILEMDTYRYHGHSMSDPGSTYRTRDEISGVRQERDPIDRIRKLIFAHDLATEKDLKDIEKEVRKEVDEAIAQAKESPMPEPSELFTNIYVKGYGTESFGPDRKEIRTVLP, from the exons atGGCTCTATCCCGCCtagcctcctcctcctctggCTCCAATCTCCTGAGGCCCTTCGCCTCCGCCTTATCCCTCACCCCATCTCTCCGCCGTCCGATCTCATCCGCCGCCGATGACTCCACCACCCTCACGTTCGAGACCTCCCTCCCCTTCACCTCCCACAACTGTGAGCCGCCGTCGCGCACGCTCGAGACCACTCCCAAGGAGCTTATGACGTTCTTCCGCGACATGGCGTTGATGCGCCGGATGGAGATCGCAGCCGACTCGCTCTACAAGGCCAAGCTGATCCGAGGGTTTTGCCACCTATACGACGGCCAGGAGGCCGTCGCCATCGGCATGGAGGCCGCGATTACCAAAAAGGACTGCATCATCACTGCGTACCGTGACCACTGCACCTTCCTCGGCCGCGGTGGGACCCTCCTGCAGGTTTTCGCCGAGCTCATGGGGCGCCAGGCTGGCTGCTCCAAGGGGAAAGGTGGGTCCATGCATTTCTACAAGAAGGACGCTGGATTCTATGGTGGCCACGGTATAGTCGGCGCTCAGATTCCGCTGGGATGTGGATTGGCTTTTGGGCAAAAGTACTCCAAGGACGAAACGGTGACGTTTGCTCTCTACGGTGACGGTGCAGCCAATCAAGGGCAGTTGTTCGAGGCGCTTAACATTTCTGCGCTTTGGGATCTGCCTGCGATTTTGGTCTGTGAGAATAATCACT ATGGAATGGGTACCGCCGAGTGGAGAGCAGCGAAGAGTCCCGCATATTACAAGCGTGGAGATTATGTTCCTGGCTTGAAG GTGGATGGTATGGATGTGTTTGCCGTAAAGCAGGCATGCAAATTTGCCAAGGAGCATGCTCTGAAGAACGGACCCATT ATTCTTGAAATGGACACTTACAGGTACCATGGTCACTCTATGTCTGATCCTGGTAGCACCTACCGCACACGTGATGAGATTTCTGGCGTGAGACAG GAGCGTGATCCAATTGATAGAATAAGAAAGCTGATATTTGCTCATGATCTAGCTACTGAGAAGGATCTAAAG GATATCGAGAAGGAAGTAAGAAAAGAAGTTGATGAAGCCATTGCTCAAGCCAAA GAAAGCCCGATGCCAGAACCCTCCGAACTCTTCACAAATATCTATGTGAAAGGCTATGGAACTGAG TCTTTTGGACCAGATAGGAAAGAAATCAGAACTGTACTTCCCTGA